A stretch of Myxococcus hansupus DNA encodes these proteins:
- a CDS encoding type IV pilus twitching motility protein PilT, giving the protein MKSLAELLRHLSRPGVTELTLATGRPPMIRGSNGYEPVDPTAATAEDVTRALQAMVGVARASTVTETPVQWSVNATGLGALSIAAMRRGDLVHLRLSRAADGAAAAQAAPQAPAAAAARPAAPAAAAPAARATVAAPAPAAAPQAYRAPEPAAYRAPEPAAPQAYRAPEPAAPQAYRAPEPVRAPEPAPSRPVAAPARTFTGAGRELAMLLEEGRRGMASDVHVIAERPPLFRFAGDLVAQGPVLDAATVERLLLPIIPERLRPVLERDGSCDFSMETPEMGRFRINVGRQRTGLKGTFRLIAREVPTLESLGLPADIAKATHHHQGLIVITGPSGHGKTSTLAALVDLINRETSHHVLTVEDPVEFVHPRKRALISQREVGSHTQTFASALKGSLREDPDVIVVGELRDTETVRMALSAAETGHLLISTMNTPSAAKTIDRLIDLFPPGDQQQVRLSLSSGLRLIVSQRLMAGADGKGLVAAAEVLPGSVSLGNLIRDNKTYQIPSLQQRGKSLGIVRFEDSLADLVRSGRVKLEVAKGFADNPDELEAVVTGKRPGAAVAAPETQQESARLLSKMGSLMGRKGS; this is encoded by the coding sequence ATGAAATCGCTCGCAGAATTGTTGCGGCACCTGTCGCGTCCGGGTGTCACCGAGTTGACCCTGGCCACCGGCCGCCCGCCGATGATCCGTGGAAGCAACGGCTATGAGCCGGTGGACCCCACCGCCGCGACGGCCGAGGACGTCACCCGCGCGCTCCAGGCCATGGTGGGCGTGGCGCGGGCCTCCACCGTGACGGAGACGCCGGTGCAGTGGTCCGTGAACGCCACGGGGTTGGGCGCGCTCTCCATCGCCGCCATGCGCCGCGGGGACCTCGTCCACCTGCGCCTCAGCCGCGCGGCGGACGGCGCTGCCGCGGCCCAGGCCGCCCCCCAGGCGCCCGCCGCCGCGGCAGCAAGGCCCGCCGCGCCCGCCGCGGCAGCTCCAGCAGCGCGTGCAACCGTGGCCGCGCCAGCACCGGCGGCAGCACCCCAGGCGTACCGCGCTCCCGAGCCCGCCGCGTACCGGGCGCCAGAACCGGCCGCGCCCCAGGCGTACCGCGCCCCCGAACCCGCCGCGCCCCAGGCGTACCGCGCGCCCGAGCCCGTACGCGCGCCCGAGCCCGCGCCGAGCCGTCCGGTGGCCGCGCCCGCGCGGACCTTCACGGGCGCGGGGCGTGAGCTGGCGATGCTGCTGGAGGAAGGCCGCCGGGGCATGGCCAGCGACGTCCACGTCATCGCCGAGCGCCCGCCCCTCTTCCGCTTCGCGGGAGACCTGGTGGCCCAGGGCCCGGTGCTGGACGCGGCGACGGTGGAGCGGCTGCTCTTGCCCATCATCCCGGAGCGGCTGCGGCCGGTGCTGGAGCGCGACGGAAGCTGCGACTTCTCCATGGAGACGCCGGAGATGGGGCGCTTCCGCATCAACGTGGGCCGCCAGCGCACCGGCCTCAAGGGCACCTTCCGGTTGATTGCCCGGGAAGTGCCCACGCTGGAGTCGCTGGGCCTGCCCGCGGACATCGCCAAGGCCACACATCACCACCAGGGCCTCATCGTCATCACCGGCCCCTCCGGCCACGGCAAGACGAGCACGCTGGCGGCGCTGGTGGACCTCATCAACCGCGAGACGTCCCACCACGTGCTCACCGTGGAGGACCCGGTGGAGTTCGTCCACCCGCGCAAGCGCGCGCTCATCAGTCAGCGCGAGGTGGGCTCGCACACCCAGACGTTCGCCAGCGCGCTCAAGGGCAGCCTGCGCGAGGACCCGGACGTCATCGTGGTGGGCGAGCTGCGCGACACGGAGACGGTGCGCATGGCGCTGTCCGCCGCCGAAACGGGTCACCTGCTCATCAGCACCATGAACACGCCGAGCGCGGCGAAGACCATCGACCGGCTCATCGACCTCTTCCCTCCGGGCGACCAGCAGCAGGTGCGCCTGTCGCTGTCCAGCGGCCTGCGGCTCATCGTCAGCCAGCGGCTGATGGCGGGCGCGGACGGCAAGGGCCTGGTGGCCGCGGCGGAGGTGCTGCCGGGCTCGGTGTCCCTGGGCAACCTCATCCGCGACAACAAGACGTACCAGATTCCCTCGCTCCAGCAGCGCGGCAAGAGCCTGGGCATCGTTCGCTTCGAGGACTCGCTGGCGGACCTGGTGCGCTCCGGACGGGTGAAACTGGAGGTCGCCAAGGGCTTCGCGGACAACCCGGACGAGCTGGAGGCGGTGGTGACGGGCAAGCGTCCCGGTGCCGCCGTGGCCGCGCCGGAGACGCAGCAGGAGAGCGCGCGGCTCCTGAGCAAGATGGGCTCCCTGATGGGAAGGAAGGGCTCCTGA
- a CDS encoding GNAT family N-acetyltransferase yields MTMKQVDAGVEVAPAPVLDVAGLPNDLMAAVKFGLPTDEDMTAVAALRANSEPWKTRGETQEDSLKALAQLKPFIHVAKLQNQLVGYVTVERDGPVPGAAYLRNIVVKPELRRKGLGNVLLEQALKAARDMYRKTIALRVDPSNSPAVSFYRKEGFTTVATVVSKKSGKLRLLMSREL; encoded by the coding sequence ATGACGATGAAGCAGGTGGACGCAGGCGTGGAGGTGGCCCCAGCACCGGTCCTGGATGTGGCCGGCCTCCCCAACGACCTGATGGCGGCAGTGAAGTTCGGCCTGCCCACCGACGAGGACATGACGGCGGTGGCGGCCCTGCGCGCCAACTCGGAGCCCTGGAAGACCCGGGGTGAGACGCAGGAAGACAGCCTCAAGGCCCTCGCGCAGCTCAAGCCCTTCATCCACGTGGCGAAGCTGCAGAACCAGCTTGTCGGCTATGTCACGGTCGAGCGTGACGGCCCGGTGCCGGGCGCCGCCTACCTGCGCAACATCGTGGTGAAGCCCGAGCTGCGCCGCAAGGGCCTGGGCAACGTCCTGCTGGAGCAGGCCCTCAAGGCCGCCCGGGACATGTACCGCAAGACGATTGCCCTCCGGGTGGACCCGTCCAACTCGCCCGCGGTGAGCTTCTACCGGAAGGAAGGCTTCACCACGGTGGCCACGGTGGTCTCCAAGAAGTCCGGGAAGCTCCGCCTCCTGATGTCCCGCGAGCTGTAG
- a CDS encoding GTP-binding protein, which translates to MQLNHAQRELTLKIVYYGPGLSGKTTNLRHLHAKASPEVRGRLLTVETHDDRTLFFDLLPVFFSTSTGFKVKVKLFTVPGQVIHNATRRIVLQGADAVVFIADSRRTATADNNAYWRNLQENMKENSLDPAQVPVVIQFNKKDLPDARTDAEIEESRRRGGEAVVGAVALKGEGVLETFHAVAQAAYRRLDLRAHLARNLGLTEEEFLGQIFRRMDLTGTALAALYGRAADEARSGGGR; encoded by the coding sequence TTGCAACTCAACCACGCCCAGCGAGAGCTGACGCTCAAGATCGTCTACTACGGGCCCGGCCTCAGCGGGAAGACGACGAATCTGCGCCATCTTCATGCGAAGGCGTCGCCCGAGGTCCGCGGCCGGTTGCTCACGGTGGAGACCCACGACGACCGCACGCTCTTCTTCGACCTGCTGCCCGTCTTCTTCTCCACGTCCACTGGCTTCAAGGTGAAGGTGAAGCTCTTCACCGTGCCAGGCCAGGTCATCCACAACGCGACCCGCCGCATCGTGCTGCAGGGCGCGGACGCGGTGGTCTTCATCGCGGACAGCCGGCGCACCGCCACGGCGGACAACAACGCCTACTGGCGCAATCTCCAGGAGAACATGAAGGAGAACAGCCTGGACCCCGCCCAGGTCCCGGTGGTCATCCAGTTCAACAAGAAGGACCTGCCGGACGCGCGCACGGACGCTGAAATCGAGGAGTCGCGCCGCCGCGGCGGCGAAGCGGTGGTGGGCGCGGTGGCGCTGAAGGGCGAGGGGGTGCTGGAGACCTTCCACGCCGTGGCGCAGGCCGCCTACCGCCGGCTGGACCTGCGCGCCCACCTGGCCCGCAACCTGGGCCTGACGGAGGAGGAGTTCCTGGGCCAGATATTCCGGCGCATGGACCTCACCGGCACGGCGCTGGCGGCCCTGTATGGCCGCGCGGCGGATGAAGCACGCAGTGGAGGCGGGCGATGA
- a CDS encoding ATP-binding protein, whose protein sequence is MSGATPDGVGTSRRESVLQRRLSLADMLDLPSFTEVVRSFSELYRVGIKVLDTAGDKLADVKVGHGDFCSYVFGFPEGRQRCTATVARVKDGPVAAIQGARPARGDGAEEAGIIALPCFTGLRYLVMPVRWEGDKLGRVILGPFTPEELVDFPPSLTDIAGVDLSRAHELVGRVRRAPERTAAQVLVHFGQVLASLVASGQRAFLATQLHIEAMLETHRDLEANNARLAQANTRLKELDRLKSTFLGTVSHELRTPLASIIGYSEMLAEGLAGALNPEQLLYVRTIVEKGESLLNLISSILDLSQIEAGRLRLVIGPVDLSSVIQTAVSSVAPQAQRKGVELEVRLPPLAQPRLTADADKLRQVVVNLLANAVKFTSSGGRVSVVMSEAVAQPELGERGYRLTVEDTGMGIREDQFENIFQSFYQVDGSSTREHGGAGLGLAIVKSLVEGHGGRVSVESEFGRGSRFTVVLPLQPPLADSGGLSALAPMPSATGQDRF, encoded by the coding sequence ATGAGCGGCGCGACGCCGGACGGCGTGGGCACCTCGCGCCGGGAGTCGGTGCTCCAGCGGCGGCTGTCGCTGGCGGACATGCTGGACCTGCCTTCCTTCACGGAGGTGGTGCGCAGCTTCAGCGAGCTGTACCGCGTGGGCATCAAGGTGCTGGACACCGCGGGCGACAAGCTCGCGGACGTGAAGGTGGGGCACGGCGACTTCTGCTCGTACGTGTTCGGCTTCCCGGAGGGGCGTCAGCGCTGCACCGCCACCGTGGCCCGTGTGAAGGATGGGCCCGTGGCGGCCATCCAGGGCGCTCGCCCCGCGCGCGGCGACGGCGCGGAGGAGGCGGGCATCATCGCGCTGCCGTGCTTCACCGGCCTGCGCTACCTGGTGATGCCGGTGCGCTGGGAAGGCGACAAGCTGGGGCGCGTCATCCTGGGGCCCTTCACGCCGGAAGAGCTGGTGGACTTCCCACCCTCGCTCACGGACATCGCGGGCGTGGACCTGTCGCGCGCGCACGAACTGGTGGGCCGCGTGCGGCGCGCGCCCGAGCGCACGGCCGCGCAGGTGCTGGTGCACTTCGGGCAGGTGCTCGCGTCGCTGGTGGCCAGCGGACAGCGGGCCTTCCTGGCCACGCAGCTCCACATCGAGGCGATGTTGGAGACGCACCGCGACCTGGAGGCCAACAACGCGCGGCTGGCGCAGGCGAACACCCGCCTCAAGGAGCTGGACCGGCTCAAGTCCACCTTCCTGGGCACGGTGAGCCACGAGCTGCGCACGCCGCTGGCGTCCATCATCGGCTACTCGGAGATGCTGGCCGAGGGGCTGGCCGGTGCGCTCAATCCGGAGCAACTGCTCTATGTCCGGACCATCGTGGAGAAGGGCGAATCGCTGCTCAACCTCATCTCCTCCATCCTGGACCTGAGCCAGATTGAAGCCGGCCGGCTGCGGTTGGTGATTGGCCCGGTGGACCTGAGCAGCGTCATCCAGACGGCGGTGTCCAGCGTGGCGCCGCAGGCGCAGCGCAAGGGCGTGGAGCTGGAGGTTCGCCTGCCACCGCTGGCGCAGCCGCGCCTCACGGCGGACGCGGACAAGCTTCGGCAGGTGGTGGTGAACCTGCTCGCCAACGCGGTGAAGTTCACCTCGTCCGGAGGCCGGGTGTCGGTGGTGATGTCGGAGGCCGTCGCGCAGCCGGAGCTGGGCGAGCGGGGCTACCGATTGACCGTGGAGGACACGGGCATGGGCATCCGCGAGGACCAGTTCGAGAACATCTTCCAGAGCTTCTACCAGGTGGATGGCAGCTCCACGCGCGAGCACGGTGGGGCGGGGTTGGGCCTGGCCATCGTGAAGAGCCTGGTGGAGGGCCACGGCGGCCGCGTGTCCGTGGAGAGCGAGTTCGGCCGGGGCTCCCGCTTCACGGTGGTGTTGCCGCTCCAGCCGCCCCTCGCGGACTCCGGCGGCCTCTCCGCGCTGGCGCCCATGCCGTCCGCGACAGGACAGGACCGCTTCTGA
- a CDS encoding NYN domain-containing protein: MLSGRPPAASYVLIDAENIDWAVSNVVGRKPESQDRVQFDRLVSFCETNFPAPVRCVVVLNARGEQLPDVMIGFVRALKSAGCEVALLYGRPDQKVVDLGILKLLENIRTQRPGAAVVLASHDGADFADALKPMLEEKRQVAVLGLREYVSQRFRELVPSGLTILDLELNARVFNRPLPRMLPVNVDEFDPGLFL; the protein is encoded by the coding sequence ATGCTCTCCGGACGCCCCCCCGCAGCCTCCTACGTACTCATCGACGCAGAGAACATCGACTGGGCTGTCTCCAACGTGGTGGGACGCAAGCCCGAGTCCCAGGACCGCGTCCAGTTCGACCGGCTCGTCTCCTTCTGCGAAACGAACTTCCCGGCCCCGGTGCGCTGCGTCGTGGTGCTCAACGCGCGCGGCGAGCAACTGCCCGACGTCATGATTGGCTTCGTGCGCGCGCTCAAGTCCGCGGGCTGCGAGGTGGCGCTGCTCTACGGCCGTCCGGACCAGAAGGTGGTGGACCTGGGCATCCTGAAGCTGCTGGAGAACATCCGCACCCAGCGCCCCGGCGCGGCGGTGGTGCTCGCCAGCCACGACGGCGCGGACTTCGCGGACGCCCTCAAGCCCATGCTGGAGGAGAAGCGGCAGGTGGCGGTGCTGGGCCTGCGCGAGTACGTCAGCCAGCGCTTCCGCGAGCTCGTCCCATCCGGACTCACGATTCTGGATTTGGAGCTGAACGCCCGCGTCTTCAACCGGCCGCTGCCGCGCATGCTCCCCGTCAACGTGGATGAGTTCGATCCTGGACTCTTTCTGTAG
- a CDS encoding di-heme oxidoredictase family protein: MKALWWLSALLLTAGGPRQESMAQATVTEAPAGVEDPALAGGDTTVFDASHNAFGRALGNLAPSRWYSMREGKLLFMRDWAEHDARLPGALTNATHCGACHFKDGRGRPPPDVGAEAPLLVRLSVPSPDAPGGRPEPVYGVQLNDRGAAGVAPEGTVQVTYAEVKGTYADGTPYTLRKPRYRIANLGYGRLSPKTMLSPRISSPVFGLGLLEAIPDAAIEALADAEDRDGDGISGRPNRVISVRDGKTRLGRYGWKANQPTLEQQVASAYSEDMGLTSSHYPESNCTPKQAQCLTGAAAQAPALSGHTVERTTLYLRLIGVPARRDVTEPAVVKGEALFQQVGCSACHQREFTTGEVQDIPELSNQRIRPYTDLLLHDMGPELADGRPDGEASGSEWRTPPLWGLGLLETVNRQVRMLHDGRARSFEEAILWHGGEGARAREGFKALDATEREALVTFLRSL, encoded by the coding sequence ATGAAGGCATTGTGGTGGTTGTCGGCCCTGCTGCTCACGGCGGGGGGACCTCGGCAAGAGTCCATGGCGCAGGCCACCGTCACGGAGGCGCCCGCGGGCGTGGAGGACCCGGCCCTGGCGGGGGGCGACACGACGGTGTTCGACGCCTCCCACAACGCCTTTGGCCGGGCGCTGGGGAACCTCGCGCCGTCGCGCTGGTACTCGATGCGCGAGGGCAAGCTGCTGTTCATGCGGGACTGGGCCGAGCATGACGCGAGGTTGCCGGGAGCGCTCACGAACGCCACCCACTGTGGCGCCTGTCACTTCAAGGATGGCCGTGGCCGTCCTCCGCCCGACGTGGGCGCCGAGGCGCCGCTGCTCGTCCGGCTGAGCGTGCCTTCGCCGGATGCCCCGGGGGGACGCCCCGAGCCCGTCTACGGCGTGCAGCTCAACGACCGGGGCGCGGCGGGAGTCGCTCCGGAGGGCACGGTTCAAGTGACCTACGCGGAGGTGAAGGGGACGTACGCGGACGGGACGCCCTACACGTTGCGAAAGCCGCGCTATCGCATCGCCAACCTGGGGTACGGGCGGCTCTCGCCGAAGACGATGCTGTCGCCTCGCATCTCCTCGCCGGTGTTCGGGCTGGGCCTGCTGGAGGCGATTCCCGATGCCGCCATCGAAGCCCTGGCGGATGCCGAGGACCGCGATGGGGATGGTATCTCCGGCCGCCCCAACCGAGTGATCAGCGTCCGCGATGGAAAGACGCGCCTGGGCCGCTACGGATGGAAAGCCAATCAGCCTACGCTGGAGCAGCAGGTCGCGAGCGCCTACTCGGAGGACATGGGGTTGACCTCATCCCACTACCCTGAGAGCAACTGCACGCCGAAGCAGGCGCAGTGCCTGACGGGCGCGGCGGCACAGGCACCCGCGTTGTCTGGGCACACGGTGGAGCGGACCACCCTGTACCTACGGCTCATCGGTGTGCCCGCGCGCCGCGATGTCACCGAGCCCGCGGTGGTGAAGGGGGAGGCGCTCTTCCAGCAGGTGGGCTGCTCGGCGTGCCACCAGCGAGAGTTCACCACGGGCGAGGTTCAGGACATCCCGGAGCTGTCGAACCAGCGCATCCGGCCGTACACGGACCTGCTGCTGCACGACATGGGCCCGGAGCTTGCGGACGGCCGGCCCGACGGAGAGGCGAGCGGCTCCGAGTGGCGCACGCCGCCGCTGTGGGGCCTGGGCCTGCTGGAGACAGTGAACCGTCAGGTGCGCATGCTGCACGACGGCCGGGCGCGCAGCTTCGAGGAGGCCATCCTCTGGCACGGCGGCGAGGGGGCCCGCGCGCGTGAGGGCTTCAAGGCCCTGGACGCGACCGAGCGCGAGGCCCTGGTGACCTTCCTGCGCTCGCTTTGA
- the hrpA gene encoding ATP-dependent RNA helicase HrpA, which translates to MSGDSPVPTPGGLPTLRFPPELPISSRVEDITAAISAHQVVIVAGATGSGKTTQLPKILLAMGRGRPRQIGVTQPRRIAATSVAARVAREVGTELGTDVGYQIRFEDRSTRQTAVKFMTDGVLLAQIHSDPLLRRYDTIVLDEAHERSLTIDFLLGWLKRILPRRPDLKVVVSSATIETERFSQFFGGAPVIQVEGRTFPVDVLYEPPPEDTELADSVADAVANVLSLDPDGDVLVFLPGEREIREAENALNARELRGTVVQPLYARLSASEQSRVFATIPERRVILATNVAETSVTIPGIVYVVDTGVARLSRYDPRSGTTRLHIEPVSQASADQRKGRCGRVREGICVRLYDEVSFTTRSAFTDPEIKRTGLAGVILRMKSLGLGDVEDFPFLDPPQPRAIAEGWRVLEELGAIEGKERTLTPLGHQLARFPVDPRIARMILAGAEYGCLDEVLIVAAALNLQDPRERPRELAQKADELHRRFRDEHSDFTGLLKLWAFVREAEGRGTSHLRRVCRDNFLSFLRVREWRDVQRQLEETVRELRLSRKGRGVPAKGDVLHQALLTGLLSRIGQWNPEQRYFTGAKQTRFMVHPSSALAKKPPAWVMAFELVETSQLFARTVAKLDPEWLAAAAPHLLKRSYSEPYWSEKSARAMVKENATLFGLQVFKERPVILAGMDPAQARLMFLEHALVRGEYRTRGAFQEKNRQVLERVARLRDKARRSELLDSEALLTFFDQRVPADVTDGAGFEVWRRKAEAADPHVLVLSMEDALSHDPDLSPAHYPDAIALHGASVPVTYTFDPSAEDDGITLSVPLLLLAQLVPGELDWTIPGWQREKLTALLEQLPRAQRKQLGPLPDLVDTLEKELVPFRGPLIPALARAVSRLCGVDVTEASFRADAVVPYLRITLRVLDERGKELARSRDADALLKQHGGHARAALRSVAPTSDWERKGLTAWSFGELPSVVTRRVGGLDVRSYPALVDRGATVDLVLLETAPAAETATRTGVRRLLMLAARGHVAVSAARMPLPFPSLDGAPPARGQADAFRALVLARGVDEAFKLAPGAPLPRTKAAFDALVREGSPRIEQAARDWANAVVVTTAELSATLAALKTASKGPSGSAAVKDIRAQLGHLFPANLIEWIPFARLMHYPRYLRAVQARLSRAVMNPAKDAGKAAPFTPLWETFLARRATVRDQAAAEELRWSFEELRVAIFAPEVTTPVSVTVAKVGAALTALR; encoded by the coding sequence ATGTCCGGCGACTCACCCGTTCCCACCCCCGGCGGCTTGCCCACCCTGCGCTTCCCCCCCGAGCTCCCCATCTCGAGCCGGGTGGAGGACATCACCGCGGCCATTTCTGCCCATCAGGTGGTCATCGTCGCGGGGGCGACCGGCTCGGGGAAGACGACGCAGTTGCCGAAAATCCTGCTCGCCATGGGGCGAGGCCGGCCGCGCCAGATTGGCGTCACCCAGCCACGGCGCATCGCCGCGACGAGCGTGGCGGCGCGCGTGGCCCGCGAGGTGGGCACGGAGCTGGGCACGGACGTTGGCTACCAGATTCGCTTCGAGGACCGCTCGACCCGGCAGACCGCCGTGAAGTTCATGACCGACGGTGTCCTGCTCGCGCAGATTCACAGCGACCCGCTGCTGCGCCGCTACGACACGATTGTGCTCGACGAGGCCCACGAGCGCAGCCTCACCATCGACTTCCTGCTCGGGTGGCTCAAGCGCATCCTTCCCAGGCGCCCCGACCTCAAGGTGGTGGTGAGTTCGGCCACCATCGAGACCGAGCGCTTCTCGCAGTTCTTCGGAGGGGCTCCGGTCATCCAGGTGGAGGGCCGGACCTTTCCGGTGGACGTGCTCTACGAGCCGCCCCCCGAGGACACCGAGCTTGCTGACTCCGTCGCCGATGCGGTGGCGAACGTGCTCTCGCTCGACCCGGACGGCGACGTCCTCGTGTTCCTCCCCGGGGAGCGGGAGATTCGCGAGGCCGAGAACGCGCTGAACGCGCGCGAGCTGCGCGGCACGGTGGTGCAGCCCCTGTACGCGCGCCTGTCGGCCTCCGAGCAGTCGCGCGTCTTCGCCACCATCCCCGAGCGCCGGGTCATCCTCGCCACCAACGTCGCGGAGACGTCCGTCACCATCCCGGGCATCGTGTACGTCGTGGACACGGGGGTGGCGCGCCTGTCGCGCTACGACCCCCGCTCGGGCACCACGCGCCTGCACATCGAGCCGGTCTCCCAGGCCAGCGCCGACCAGCGCAAGGGGCGCTGCGGGCGCGTGCGCGAGGGAATCTGCGTGCGCCTCTACGACGAGGTGAGCTTCACCACGCGGTCCGCCTTCACCGACCCGGAAATCAAGCGCACCGGGCTCGCGGGGGTCATCCTGCGGATGAAGTCGCTCGGCCTCGGTGACGTCGAGGACTTCCCCTTCCTCGACCCGCCCCAGCCGAGGGCCATCGCCGAGGGCTGGCGGGTGCTCGAGGAGCTGGGGGCCATCGAGGGCAAGGAGCGCACCTTGACGCCGCTCGGGCATCAGCTCGCGCGCTTCCCGGTGGACCCGCGCATCGCGCGGATGATTCTCGCCGGCGCCGAGTACGGGTGTCTGGACGAGGTGCTCATCGTCGCCGCGGCGCTCAACCTCCAGGACCCGCGCGAGCGGCCACGGGAGCTCGCGCAGAAGGCGGACGAGCTGCACCGGCGCTTCCGTGACGAGCACTCGGACTTCACGGGGCTCCTCAAGTTGTGGGCATTCGTGCGCGAAGCCGAGGGCCGGGGGACGTCCCATCTGCGGCGCGTGTGCCGCGACAACTTCCTGTCCTTCCTGCGGGTGCGCGAGTGGCGGGACGTCCAGCGTCAGCTCGAGGAGACCGTTCGCGAGCTGCGCCTGTCGCGCAAGGGCCGGGGCGTTCCGGCGAAAGGGGACGTCCTGCACCAGGCGCTCCTCACCGGGCTCCTGTCCCGCATCGGCCAGTGGAATCCGGAGCAGCGCTACTTCACGGGCGCGAAGCAGACGCGCTTCATGGTTCACCCCTCGTCGGCGCTCGCGAAGAAGCCCCCGGCCTGGGTGATGGCGTTCGAGCTGGTGGAGACGTCCCAGTTGTTCGCGCGCACCGTGGCGAAGCTCGACCCGGAGTGGCTCGCGGCGGCGGCCCCCCACCTGCTCAAGCGCAGCTACTCCGAACCGTACTGGTCGGAGAAGTCCGCGCGCGCCATGGTGAAGGAGAACGCGACCCTCTTCGGGCTCCAGGTCTTCAAGGAGCGCCCCGTGATTCTGGCCGGCATGGACCCCGCCCAGGCACGGCTGATGTTCCTCGAGCATGCCCTGGTGCGCGGCGAGTACCGCACCCGGGGGGCGTTCCAGGAGAAGAACCGCCAGGTGCTCGAACGCGTGGCGCGCCTGCGGGACAAGGCCCGGCGCAGCGAGCTGCTCGACAGCGAGGCGCTGCTGACGTTCTTCGACCAGCGCGTCCCGGCGGACGTGACGGACGGAGCGGGCTTCGAGGTCTGGCGCCGCAAGGCCGAGGCGGCCGACCCCCACGTGCTCGTCCTCTCCATGGAGGATGCCCTCTCGCACGACCCGGACCTGTCCCCGGCGCACTACCCGGACGCCATCGCCCTGCACGGCGCGTCCGTGCCGGTGACGTACACCTTCGACCCCTCGGCCGAGGACGACGGCATCACCCTGAGCGTGCCGCTGCTGCTGCTCGCCCAGTTGGTCCCGGGGGAGCTCGACTGGACCATCCCCGGGTGGCAGCGGGAGAAGCTCACCGCGCTGCTCGAACAGCTTCCCCGCGCCCAGCGCAAGCAGCTAGGGCCGTTGCCGGACCTGGTCGACACGCTCGAAAAGGAGCTCGTGCCCTTCCGCGGGCCGCTGATTCCAGCGCTCGCGCGCGCGGTGTCCCGCCTGTGCGGCGTGGACGTGACCGAGGCGTCGTTCCGGGCCGATGCCGTGGTGCCTTACCTGCGCATCACGCTCCGGGTGCTCGACGAGCGGGGAAAGGAACTCGCGCGGAGCCGCGACGCCGACGCGCTGCTCAAGCAGCACGGTGGACATGCCCGGGCGGCGCTGCGCAGCGTGGCGCCGACGTCGGACTGGGAGCGCAAGGGGCTGACCGCCTGGAGCTTCGGTGAGCTGCCCTCCGTGGTCACCCGGCGGGTCGGCGGGCTCGACGTCCGCAGTTATCCCGCGCTGGTCGACCGGGGCGCCACCGTGGACCTGGTGCTGCTTGAAACAGCCCCCGCCGCCGAGACGGCCACGCGCACCGGGGTCCGCCGGCTCCTGATGCTCGCCGCGCGCGGGCATGTGGCTGTCAGCGCCGCGCGCATGCCGCTTCCATTTCCGTCGCTGGATGGCGCGCCGCCCGCGCGGGGCCAGGCCGACGCCTTCCGGGCGCTCGTCCTCGCACGCGGCGTCGACGAGGCGTTCAAGCTCGCGCCGGGTGCGCCACTGCCCCGCACGAAGGCGGCCTTCGATGCGCTGGTCCGAGAGGGCTCACCGCGCATCGAGCAGGCAGCTCGGGACTGGGCGAACGCCGTCGTTGTCACCACCGCGGAGCTCTCCGCGACGCTCGCCGCACTCAAGACGGCATCCAAGGGGCCGAGCGGCTCGGCGGCCGTGAAAGACATCCGCGCGCAGCTCGGGCACCTGTTCCCCGCGAACCTCATCGAGTGGATTCCCTTCGCGCGCCTGATGCACTACCCGCGCTATCTCCGCGCGGTGCAGGCCCGGCTGTCGCGTGCGGTGATGAACCCCGCCAAGGACGCAGGGAAGGCCGCGCCCTTCACCCCGCTGTGGGAGACCTTCCTCGCCAGGCGCGCCACCGTGCGTGACCAGGCGGCGGCGGAGGAGCTGCGGTGGTCCTTCGAGGAGCTTCGCGTGGCCATCTTCGCTCCGGAGGTGACGACGCCCGTGTCGGTGACGGTGGCGAAGGTCGGCGCGGCCCTCACGGCGCTGCGCTAG